The following coding sequences lie in one Jatrophihabitans sp. genomic window:
- a CDS encoding class I SAM-dependent methyltransferase, translated as MELESNGLKALYRNRFDKESEQRQETWDVLCKHFFQQWVPADAVVLDLAAGHCEFINNIKAGRRIAVDLNPDVKVRAASGVQTHVLRSDDMVDIAEQSIDVVFISNFFEHVSREVILATLVEVRRVLRPGGRLLVLQPNVRYCARDYWQFFDHITPVDDRALLEAFAATGYDVVKNIPRFLPYTTKSRLPNGPALVKLYLRVPLAWRVLGAQAFMVVTPKQD; from the coding sequence GTGGAACTCGAGTCAAACGGGCTTAAAGCGCTCTACCGAAACCGGTTCGACAAGGAGTCAGAGCAGCGCCAGGAGACCTGGGACGTGCTGTGCAAGCACTTCTTCCAGCAGTGGGTGCCGGCCGACGCGGTCGTGCTCGACCTGGCTGCCGGGCACTGTGAGTTCATCAACAACATCAAGGCCGGCCGCCGGATCGCGGTCGACCTGAATCCCGACGTCAAGGTCCGGGCCGCCAGCGGCGTCCAGACGCACGTGCTGCGCTCCGATGACATGGTCGACATCGCCGAGCAGTCGATCGACGTGGTCTTCATCAGCAACTTCTTCGAGCACGTCTCGCGCGAGGTGATCCTGGCGACGCTGGTCGAGGTGCGCCGGGTGCTGCGCCCCGGTGGCCGGCTGCTGGTGCTGCAGCCCAACGTCCGCTACTGCGCGCGGGACTACTGGCAGTTCTTCGACCACATCACGCCGGTCGATGACCGCGCTCTCCTCGAGGCGTTCGCGGCCACCGGGTACGACGTGGTCAAGAACATCCCGCGGTTCCTGCCCTACACGACCAAGAGCCGGCTGCCGAACGGGCCGGCCCTGGTCAAGCTCTACCTGCGGGTGCCGCTGGCCTGGCGGGTGCTGGGCGCGCAGGCGTTCATGGTGGTGACCCCGAAGCAGGACTAG
- the leuA gene encoding 2-isopropylmalate synthase: MHPPVSAAARRSAQRPTTMPTHRYRPFPAVDLPDRQWPSATLTRTPRWLSTDLRDGNQALIDPMNTARKRAMFDLLVRLGYKEIEVGFPAASQTDFDFVRELIDSRRVPDDVTISVLTQARDELIERTVQSLVGAHRATVHLYNAAAPVFREVVFGFEGDGREQCTAIAVDGTRSVMKHAEHYLQSGSGPTEFGYEYSPEIFMDTELDYALEICTHVMDVWQPETGREIVLNLPCTVERSTPNVYADQVEWMSRNLPRREHVALSVHTHNDRGTAVADAELAMLAGADRIEGCLFGNGERSGNVDLVTLGLNLYSQGIDPEIDFSDIDEIRRTAEYCNRIAVHERHPYAGDLVYTSFSGSHQDAIKKGFDALERAADAAGKPVGQMPWAIPYLPIDPKDVGRSYEAVIRVNSQSGKGGVAYIMKSEHNLDLPRRLQIEFSQVIQQVAEGEGGEVDAETMWSVFESEYLCRADAAFVLKSFTTSSEEGVARVRAVVNAFGRDWPVSGVGNGPIAAFCSAISEQDMGLGGIGVRVLDYSEHALSSGGDAEAAAYLEIEVGDEVLWGVGISESIVGASLRAVMSAVNRIARTR, translated from the coding sequence ATGCACCCGCCTGTCTCCGCTGCCGCTCGCCGCAGCGCCCAACGACCCACGACCATGCCGACGCACCGCTACCGGCCCTTTCCCGCCGTCGACCTGCCGGACCGGCAGTGGCCCTCGGCCACCCTGACCCGCACGCCTCGCTGGCTGTCCACCGATCTGCGTGACGGCAACCAGGCGCTGATCGACCCGATGAACACCGCCCGCAAGCGAGCCATGTTCGACCTGCTGGTGCGGCTTGGCTACAAGGAGATCGAGGTCGGGTTCCCGGCTGCCAGCCAGACCGACTTTGACTTCGTCCGCGAGCTCATCGATTCCCGGCGGGTGCCCGACGACGTCACCATCTCGGTGCTCACCCAGGCCCGCGACGAGCTGATCGAGCGAACCGTCCAGTCACTGGTCGGCGCCCACCGGGCCACCGTGCACCTGTACAACGCCGCCGCCCCGGTGTTCCGCGAGGTGGTCTTCGGCTTTGAGGGCGACGGTCGCGAGCAGTGCACCGCGATCGCCGTGGACGGCACCCGGTCGGTGATGAAGCACGCCGAGCACTACCTGCAGTCCGGGTCTGGGCCCACCGAGTTCGGCTACGAGTACTCCCCCGAGATCTTCATGGACACCGAGCTGGACTACGCGCTGGAGATCTGCACGCACGTGATGGACGTCTGGCAGCCCGAGACCGGCCGTGAGATCGTGCTGAACCTGCCGTGCACGGTCGAGCGCTCCACCCCCAACGTCTACGCCGACCAGGTCGAGTGGATGAGCCGCAACCTGCCGCGCCGGGAGCACGTGGCGCTGTCGGTGCACACCCACAACGACCGCGGCACCGCGGTGGCCGACGCCGAGCTGGCGATGCTCGCCGGCGCCGATCGGATCGAGGGTTGCCTGTTCGGCAACGGCGAACGCTCAGGAAACGTCGACCTGGTCACGCTCGGGCTCAACCTCTACAGCCAGGGCATCGATCCCGAGATCGACTTCTCCGACATCGACGAGATCCGCCGGACCGCCGAGTACTGCAACCGGATCGCGGTGCACGAGCGGCACCCCTACGCCGGCGACCTGGTCTACACCTCGTTCTCCGGCTCGCACCAGGACGCGATCAAGAAGGGCTTCGACGCTCTGGAGCGAGCCGCGGACGCGGCCGGCAAGCCGGTCGGCCAGATGCCGTGGGCCATTCCGTACCTGCCGATCGACCCCAAGGACGTCGGGCGCTCCTATGAGGCGGTGATCCGCGTCAACAGCCAGTCCGGCAAGGGCGGCGTCGCCTACATCATGAAGAGCGAGCACAACCTGGACCTGCCGCGCCGGCTGCAGATCGAGTTCAGCCAGGTCATCCAGCAGGTGGCCGAGGGTGAGGGCGGCGAGGTCGACGCCGAGACGATGTGGTCGGTCTTCGAGTCCGAGTACCTGTGCCGGGCGGACGCGGCGTTCGTGTTGAAGTCCTTCACCACCTCCTCCGAGGAGGGCGTGGCCCGGGTGCGCGCGGTGGTCAACGCCTTCGGTCGCGACTGGCCGGTCTCGGGCGTGGGCAACGGGCCCATCGCCGCGTTCTGCAGCGCGATCTCCGAGCAAGACATGGGTCTGGGCGGGATCGGCGTCCGGGTGCTGGACTACTCCGAGCACGCGCTGTCCTCGGGCGGGGACGCCGAGGCGGCCGCCTACCTGGAGATCGAAGTCGGCGATGAGGTGCTGTGGGGCGTCGGGATCAGCGAGTCCATCGTCGGCGCCTCGCTGCGCGCGGTGATGAGCGCGGTGAACCGGATCGCCCGAACCCGGTGA
- a CDS encoding S8 family serine peptidase: MRRRPGAALTAVLTAALTAAAVLTLPAPAAAAPGPSVAPQWWFDSWDVHSLWAAGADGRGITVAVIDSGVQADIPELRGKVLPGADFIGNGSDGRTDYDRSEFSHGTAMASLIAASRGFAGIEGLAPAVKILPVAVPLVNVIRRGEPPEDSTSKAIRSAADHGAQIISMSLGGPRFEARHSTPCPQDIQDAVLHALGKGALVVAASGNSADSGSPVEEPGVCLGVLSVGAVNAQLAVTDFSSRHRYLGVTAPGRDIATLTREPGSAFAESGTSHATALTSAALALIWSKHPRESARQILSRLLATVTDRGPKGRDTQYGFGVINPAAAIAAGPAVTTGPNPVLDAAAPLLALRRARATPPSPVAVASRPDAALGEYRIGARPAELGPSVYLPAAGSAVSGVLSLVLLIAAVRRRRRRRATAALSA; the protein is encoded by the coding sequence GTGAGGCGGCGGCCCGGGGCAGCGCTGACGGCGGTGCTGACGGCGGCGCTGACGGCGGCGGCTGTGCTGACGCTGCCGGCGCCGGCAGCGGCCGCCCCGGGCCCGTCAGTCGCCCCGCAATGGTGGTTCGACTCCTGGGACGTCCATTCGCTGTGGGCCGCGGGCGCGGACGGCCGGGGGATCACGGTCGCGGTGATCGACTCCGGCGTGCAGGCCGACATCCCCGAGCTGCGCGGCAAGGTGCTGCCCGGCGCTGACTTCATCGGCAACGGCAGCGACGGCCGCACCGACTATGACCGCTCCGAGTTCTCCCACGGCACCGCGATGGCCTCGCTGATCGCGGCCAGCAGGGGCTTCGCGGGCATCGAGGGACTGGCGCCGGCGGTGAAGATCCTGCCGGTCGCAGTGCCGCTGGTGAACGTGATCCGGCGGGGCGAGCCACCCGAGGACAGCACCTCCAAGGCGATCAGGTCCGCCGCCGACCATGGCGCGCAGATCATCAGCATGAGCCTGGGCGGTCCGCGCTTTGAGGCCCGGCACTCCACGCCGTGCCCGCAAGACATCCAGGACGCGGTGCTGCACGCGCTCGGCAAGGGCGCGCTGGTGGTGGCCGCGTCGGGCAACTCAGCCGACTCCGGCAGCCCGGTGGAGGAGCCCGGCGTCTGCCTCGGCGTGCTCTCGGTGGGCGCGGTGAACGCCCAGCTGGCCGTCACCGACTTCTCTTCCCGCCATCGCTACCTGGGCGTGACGGCGCCGGGCAGAGACATCGCGACGCTGACCCGCGAGCCGGGCTCCGCATTCGCCGAGAGCGGCACCTCGCACGCCACCGCGCTGACCTCGGCGGCGCTGGCCCTCATCTGGTCCAAGCACCCGCGCGAGAGCGCTCGCCAGATCCTGAGCCGGCTGCTGGCCACCGTCACCGACCGCGGGCCGAAGGGGCGTGACACGCAGTACGGGTTCGGCGTGATCAACCCGGCTGCCGCCATCGCCGCCGGCCCTGCGGTCACGACCGGTCCGAACCCGGTGCTGGACGCCGCCGCGCCACTGCTCGCGCTGAGGCGGGCCCGCGCGACGCCGCCCAGCCCAGTGGCGGTCGCCAGCCGGCCGGACGCGGCGCTGGGCGAGTACCGGATCGGCGCACGGCCGGCGGAGCTGGGCCCGAGCGTCTACCTGCCGGCGGCCGGATCGGCGGTGTCCGGTGTCCTGTCGCTCGTCCTGCTGATAGCCGCCGTTAGGCGCAGGCGACGGCGGCGAGCCACCGCTGCGCTGAGCGCGTGA
- the recR gene encoding recombination mediator RecR produces the protein MYEGAVQDLIDELGRLPGIGPKSAQRIAFHLLAAESVDVDRLAAILRRVKAEVKFCRVCGNVTNSDECRICRDPRRDPTVICVVEEPKDVIAVERTREFRGRYHVLGGAISPIDGIGPDDLRVRELLQRLSDGTVTELILATDPNLEGEATATYLARLIKPMGVTVSRLASGLPVGGDLEYADEVTLGRAFSGRRAVE, from the coding sequence ATGTACGAGGGCGCGGTCCAGGATCTGATCGACGAGCTCGGCCGGCTGCCCGGCATCGGTCCCAAGAGCGCGCAGCGGATCGCCTTCCACCTGTTGGCCGCCGAGTCGGTGGACGTCGACCGGCTGGCCGCGATCCTGCGCCGGGTCAAGGCCGAGGTGAAGTTCTGCCGGGTCTGCGGAAACGTCACCAACTCCGACGAGTGCCGGATCTGCCGCGATCCACGCCGGGACCCCACCGTGATCTGCGTGGTCGAGGAGCCCAAGGACGTCATCGCGGTGGAGCGGACCCGGGAGTTCCGGGGCCGCTATCACGTGCTGGGCGGCGCGATCAGCCCGATCGACGGCATCGGCCCGGACGACTTGCGGGTGCGTGAGCTGTTGCAGCGGCTGTCCGACGGCACGGTCACCGAGTTGATCCTGGCCACCGACCCGAACCTCGAGGGCGAGGCGACCGCCACCTACCTCGCCCGGCTGATCAAACCGATGGGCGTCACCGTGAGCAGGCTGGCCAGCGGCCTTCCGGTGGGCGGTGACCTTGAGTACGCCGATGAGGTGACCCTCGGGCGGGCTTTCTCCGGCCGGCGGGCTGTCGAGTAA
- a CDS encoding YbaB/EbfC family nucleoid-associated protein, whose protein sequence is MRAPVFGSSTPREEIDVRPGGQPNMQQLMKQAQKMQQQLADAQAELADTEVDGSAGGGLVSAKVSGSGELLAVTIDPKAVDPDDVETLQDLVVAAVRDATRRAGALAADKLGPLTGGVGGLGGLGIPGL, encoded by the coding sequence GTGAGAGCACCGGTGTTCGGCTCGAGTACTCCCAGAGAAGAGATCGACGTGCGACCAGGTGGCCAGCCCAACATGCAGCAGCTGATGAAGCAGGCGCAGAAGATGCAGCAGCAGCTTGCCGACGCTCAGGCCGAGTTGGCCGACACCGAGGTGGACGGCTCCGCCGGCGGCGGCCTGGTCAGCGCCAAGGTGAGCGGCAGCGGCGAGCTGTTGGCGGTCACCATCGACCCGAAGGCGGTCGATCCGGACGACGTCGAGACCTTGCAGGATCTGGTGGTCGCCGCTGTTCGGGACGCCACCCGGCGGGCCGGCGCGCTCGCGGCCGACAAGCTCGGCCCGCTGACCGGTGGCGTGGGCGGCCTCGGCGGGCTGGGCATCCCCGGCCTGTGA
- a CDS encoding low molecular weight protein-tyrosine-phosphatase, with product MRICFVCTGNICRSPTAEVVLRARLAEAGHADQVVIDSAGTAPWNAGKDMDPRARQALSRRGYPAPSHVARQFLAADFAGRDLVIALDAGHLARLAQLARLTADPADAAGSVSLLRSFDPAAVAAGELDVPDPYYGDEGEYEAALTQIEAACAGLARLLGDRLDGGGTDSAER from the coding sequence TTGAGGATCTGCTTCGTCTGCACCGGCAACATCTGCCGATCGCCCACCGCCGAGGTGGTGTTGCGAGCCCGGCTGGCCGAGGCCGGACACGCTGACCAGGTGGTCATCGACAGCGCCGGCACCGCCCCCTGGAACGCCGGCAAGGACATGGACCCGCGGGCTCGACAGGCGCTGTCCCGACGCGGCTACCCGGCGCCGTCGCACGTCGCGAGGCAGTTTCTGGCCGCGGACTTCGCCGGCCGGGACCTGGTGATCGCGCTGGACGCCGGCCACCTGGCACGGCTGGCCCAGCTGGCCCGGCTGACCGCCGACCCGGCTGACGCGGCGGGTTCGGTCAGCCTGCTGCGCAGCTTTGACCCGGCCGCGGTCGCCGCCGGCGAGCTGGACGTGCCTGACCCCTACTACGGCGACGAGGGAGAGTACGAGGCCGCGCTGACGCAGATCGAGGCGGCCTGCGCCGGCTTGGCGCGACTGCTGGGCGACCGGCTCGATGGCGGCGGAACTGACAGTGCCGAGCGTTAG
- a CDS encoding DNA polymerase III subunit gamma and tau, translating into MALALYRKYRSADFSEVIGQEHVTAPLIQALTAGRINHAYLFSGPRGCGKTSSARILARSLNCEQGPTPTPCGVCSSCVELAPNGPGSIDVIEIDAASHGGVEDARDLRERAYYAPVRDRYKVYIIDEAHMVTNQGFNALLKLVEEPPDFLVFIFATTEPDKVLQTIRSRTHHYPFRLIPPSVLRAHLERICQFEQVTVEPTVFPLVVRAGAGSARDALSVLDQLLSGAGAEGVTYARAVGLLGVTDSALLDDMTDSLAVGDAAGVYATIDRVVEAGHDPRRFAADLLDRFRDLIVLDAVPDAVDKGLIDYAGDQALRMTDQSRRIGVATLVRFADITHTTLTDMRGTTSPRLMLELLSARMLLPDASSDSAALLQRLERLERRQGMAVPSAAKAEPAAAPALARASAAQQPPNAELGKAEPPRAGPRAAPSAPAPAPAPSAPALEQSAPERAPSAPAPAPAPSAPALDQSAPEQPAPKQSAPEQSAPAQTAPAQSAPAPEQSAPVPEQSIEQPVPSTTAGIEQGAVASEPAAPEPVLAVVAEPAVQDAAPDSNALRQLWPEVLTALRDRSRVKWAMMNEVVIASVEGEVVTLLAPAGLARRIADESNLSVLREVLQSVVFGHWQLVITSAAPSNGAPSPGESVNGASARASEEPAAGSEQAPEPAPRTRPERAGRPARTAPAAPAAPSEAAAQTQPPAVDDDGVDEESDEVHGSRRAGGDAEAAALELLQTSLGARPIDAP; encoded by the coding sequence GTGGCATTGGCGTTGTATCGAAAGTACCGCTCGGCCGACTTCTCCGAGGTGATCGGCCAGGAGCATGTGACGGCACCGCTGATCCAGGCGTTGACGGCCGGCCGGATCAATCACGCGTACCTGTTCTCAGGCCCCCGGGGCTGTGGCAAGACCTCCAGCGCCCGGATCCTGGCCCGGTCGCTGAACTGCGAGCAGGGCCCGACGCCGACCCCGTGCGGGGTGTGCTCGTCCTGCGTGGAGCTCGCGCCCAACGGCCCGGGCTCGATCGACGTGATCGAGATCGACGCGGCCAGCCATGGCGGCGTCGAGGACGCCCGTGACCTGCGGGAGCGGGCCTACTACGCGCCGGTGCGCGACCGCTACAAGGTCTACATCATCGACGAAGCGCACATGGTCACCAACCAGGGCTTCAACGCGCTGCTGAAGCTGGTCGAGGAGCCGCCGGATTTCCTGGTCTTCATCTTCGCCACCACCGAGCCGGACAAGGTGCTGCAGACGATCCGCTCGCGCACCCACCACTACCCGTTCCGGCTGATCCCGCCGTCGGTGCTGCGGGCGCATCTGGAACGGATCTGCCAGTTCGAGCAGGTGACCGTCGAGCCGACGGTGTTCCCGCTGGTGGTGCGGGCCGGCGCGGGCTCGGCCCGGGACGCGCTGTCGGTGCTGGACCAGCTGCTGTCCGGGGCCGGCGCCGAGGGCGTGACCTACGCCCGGGCGGTCGGGTTGCTCGGCGTCACCGACTCCGCGCTGCTCGATGACATGACCGACTCGCTGGCCGTCGGCGACGCGGCCGGGGTGTACGCCACCATCGACCGGGTGGTCGAGGCCGGCCACGACCCGCGCCGGTTCGCAGCCGACCTGCTGGACCGCTTTCGGGACCTGATCGTGCTGGACGCGGTGCCCGACGCGGTGGACAAGGGCCTCATCGACTACGCCGGTGACCAGGCGCTGCGGATGACCGACCAGTCCCGCCGGATCGGGGTGGCCACCCTGGTCAGGTTCGCCGACATCACCCACACCACGTTGACCGACATGCGGGGCACCACCTCGCCCAGGCTGATGCTCGAGCTGCTGTCAGCCCGGATGCTGCTGCCCGACGCCTCCTCGGACTCGGCGGCGTTGCTGCAGCGGCTGGAACGGCTGGAGCGGCGGCAGGGGATGGCGGTTCCGTCCGCCGCCAAGGCCGAGCCGGCAGCGGCGCCTGCGCTCGCGCGTGCGTCAGCCGCCCAGCAGCCGCCGAACGCCGAGCTAGGTAAGGCCGAGCCACCGCGAGCGGGGCCGAGGGCGGCGCCGTCAGCTCCCGCGCCCGCGCCAGCGCCGTCAGCTCCTGCGCTTGAGCAGTCAGCGCCCGAGCGGGCGCCGTCAGCTCCCGCGCCCGCGCCAGCGCCGTCAGCTCCCGCGCTTGACCAGTCAGCGCCCGAGCAGCCCGCGCCTAAGCAGTCAGCTCCCGAGCAGTCCGCGCCCGCGCAGACAGCGCCCGCGCAGTCCGCTCCCGCACCTGAGCAGTCCGCCCCCGTGCCTGAGCAGTCAATCGAGCAGCCCGTCCCCAGTACGACTGCCGGGATAGAACAGGGCGCGGTCGCGAGCGAGCCGGCCGCGCCCGAGCCGGTTCTCGCCGTGGTGGCCGAGCCGGCCGTGCAAGACGCGGCACCGGACTCCAACGCGTTACGGCAGCTGTGGCCGGAGGTGCTGACCGCGCTGCGGGACCGGAGCAGGGTCAAGTGGGCGATGATGAACGAGGTGGTGATCGCCTCCGTCGAGGGCGAGGTGGTCACCCTGCTCGCGCCGGCGGGGCTGGCCCGTCGCATCGCTGACGAGAGCAACCTGTCTGTCCTGCGGGAGGTTCTGCAGTCGGTGGTCTTCGGCCACTGGCAGCTCGTGATCACTTCGGCGGCGCCTTCCAATGGCGCGCCTTCTCCTGGCGAGTCTGTCAACGGCGCCAGCGCCCGGGCTTCGGAGGAGCCTGCGGCCGGAAGCGAGCAGGCGCCCGAGCCGGCGCCGCGAACCCGGCCCGAGCGTGCCGGCCGTCCGGCGCGCACGGCTCCTGCCGCTCCTGCCGCGCCTTCAGAGGCGGCTGCCCAGACGCAGCCACCGGCTGTCGACGACGACGGCGTGGACGAGGAGTCCGACGAGGTGCACGGCTCGCGGCGTGCCGGCGGCGACGCCGAGGCTGCCGCCCTCGAGCTGTTGCAGACCAGCCTGGGCGCGCGTCCGATCGATGCTCCCTGA
- a CDS encoding aldolase/citrate lyase family protein produces the protein MSSGSDPRPAPELAAELAGRLDALLADDDAERARRYPGPSADRQPVHTAYVPADRFSAETPRHWGEAALRALDEHGPVPGFDEAEHLKVRAKLAREPVEDLRIDFEDGYGIRPDEVEDAAAVSAAAALAELISAGAAPPFTGLRMKSLEPAVRRRGLSTLTLFLDTVLSRAALPAGFRITLPKVSSVRQVQAMAQCCAALESRFGLADGQLRFEIQIETPQAILGSEGVALVAPMITAAAGRCAGLHYGAYDYSASLGIAAAFQSMAHPAADHAKAVLQVAAAETGIAVSDGSTNVLPVGDTAAVRQAWQLHADLVRRSLERGFYQGWDLHPAQLASRYAATFRFFTDGQAAAQARLAAYSARLETGIADEPATVRALTDYLARGVACGAIAQPS, from the coding sequence ATGAGCTCGGGATCAGATCCCAGACCCGCGCCGGAACTGGCGGCCGAGCTGGCCGGCCGGCTGGACGCGCTGCTGGCCGACGACGACGCCGAGCGGGCTCGGCGCTACCCGGGACCGTCGGCTGACCGGCAACCGGTGCACACCGCCTACGTGCCGGCTGACCGGTTCTCAGCCGAGACCCCCCGGCACTGGGGCGAGGCCGCGCTGCGCGCCCTGGACGAGCACGGCCCGGTGCCCGGCTTCGACGAGGCCGAGCACCTCAAGGTCCGGGCCAAGCTCGCCCGTGAGCCGGTCGAGGACCTGCGGATCGACTTCGAGGACGGCTACGGGATCCGCCCGGACGAGGTGGAGGACGCCGCCGCGGTCTCGGCGGCCGCGGCCCTGGCCGAACTGATCAGCGCAGGGGCCGCGCCGCCGTTCACCGGCCTGCGGATGAAGTCCTTGGAGCCGGCGGTCCGCCGTCGCGGTCTGAGCACCCTGACCCTGTTCCTGGACACGGTGCTGTCGCGGGCGGCGCTGCCGGCCGGCTTCCGGATCACCCTGCCCAAGGTCAGCTCGGTGCGACAGGTGCAGGCGATGGCGCAGTGCTGCGCGGCGTTGGAGTCGCGGTTCGGCCTGGCTGACGGGCAGCTGCGGTTCGAGATCCAGATCGAGACGCCGCAGGCCATCCTCGGCTCGGAGGGCGTGGCGCTGGTGGCGCCGATGATCACGGCGGCGGCCGGCCGCTGCGCCGGGCTGCATTACGGCGCCTATGACTACAGCGCCTCGCTGGGCATCGCCGCGGCCTTCCAGTCGATGGCGCACCCAGCGGCTGACCATGCCAAGGCGGTGCTGCAGGTGGCGGCCGCCGAGACCGGCATCGCGGTGTCCGACGGCTCCACCAACGTCCTGCCGGTGGGCGACACCGCCGCGGTGCGCCAAGCCTGGCAACTGCACGCCGACCTCGTGCGGCGCTCGCTGGAACGCGGCTTCTACCAGGGCTGGGACCTGCACCCGGCCCAGCTGGCGAGCCGGTACGCCGCGACCTTCCGGTTCTTCACCGACGGCCAGGCCGCCGCCCAGGCCCGGCTGGCCGCCTACTCGGCCAGGCTGGAGACCGGCATCGCCGACGAGCCGGCCACCGTCCGGGCGTTGACGGACTACCTGGCCCGCGGCGTGGCCTGCGGGGCGATAGCCCAACCCTCCTGA
- the alc gene encoding allantoicase: MSGQTVEFRTLADLANRVLGGAVVWANDDFFASAHNLINPGPARHDPAAFDARGKVYDGWETRRRRDGLAAPDEVILRLATPGVVRGVLIDTSHFTGNFPPYASVEAVAMLGYPSAEQLRAAAWTPLLAKSELAGDTENGFAIFAEQLSSHVRLRIYPDGGVARFRVHGDPLGDPRFLGGRVDLAATLNGGRITGCSDRFYSAPSNVLAPGRSSVMSDGWENARRRDDGNDWIEVELAGAGQLHHVVIDTSRFVGNAPGAAMLSDAETGEQLLPRTRLSPDTEHRFKIGSSTPVRRVRLDVYPDGGVSRLRVVGELSGQARAELGRRWLALLPDEVAAGIVADELFD, translated from the coding sequence GTGAGCGGCCAGACAGTCGAGTTCCGCACCCTGGCCGACCTGGCCAACCGGGTGCTGGGCGGCGCGGTGGTCTGGGCCAACGACGACTTCTTCGCCAGCGCGCACAACCTAATCAACCCCGGCCCGGCCCGGCACGACCCGGCCGCCTTCGACGCCCGGGGCAAGGTCTATGACGGCTGGGAGACCAGGCGCCGGCGCGATGGCCTGGCCGCGCCAGACGAGGTGATCCTGCGGTTGGCCACGCCCGGCGTCGTCCGGGGGGTGCTGATCGACACCAGCCACTTCACCGGCAACTTCCCGCCCTACGCCTCGGTCGAGGCCGTCGCCATGCTCGGCTACCCCTCGGCCGAGCAGCTGCGGGCGGCGGCCTGGACGCCGCTGCTGGCCAAGTCCGAGCTGGCCGGCGACACCGAGAACGGCTTCGCGATCTTCGCCGAGCAGCTGAGCAGCCACGTCCGGCTGCGGATCTATCCCGACGGCGGGGTGGCCCGGTTCCGGGTGCACGGCGATCCGCTCGGCGATCCGCGGTTCCTGGGCGGGCGGGTCGACCTGGCAGCCACCCTCAACGGCGGCCGGATCACCGGCTGCAGCGACCGGTTCTACTCCGCGCCGTCCAACGTGCTGGCTCCCGGCCGTTCGAGCGTGATGTCCGACGGCTGGGAGAACGCCCGCCGCCGCGACGACGGCAACGACTGGATCGAGGTCGAGCTGGCCGGCGCCGGGCAGTTGCACCACGTCGTGATCGACACCTCCCGCTTCGTCGGCAACGCCCCCGGCGCGGCGATGCTCAGCGACGCCGAGACCGGCGAGCAGCTGCTGCCGCGCACCCGGTTGAGCCCCGACACCGAGCACCGGTTCAAGATCGGCTCCTCCACCCCGGTGCGCCGGGTGCGCCTGGACGTCTATCCCGACGGCGGCGTCTCGCGGCTGCGGGTGGTCGGAGAGCTCAGCGGCCAGGCCCGCGCCGAACTCGGGCGCCGGTGGCTGGCACTGCTGCCGGACGAGGTCGCCGCCGGCATCGTCGCCGACGAGCTGTTCGACTGA